The following proteins are encoded in a genomic region of Myxococcota bacterium:
- the leuB gene encoding 3-isopropylmalate dehydrogenase: MDRIVLLPGDGIGPEVTREAQRVLDAVARRHGIALEYEEAAIGGASIDAHGTPLTPAVVDLCRASRAVLLGAVGGPKWDAMPVDTRPEKGLLGIRKALGLFANLRPASVFPSLAAASALRPEIVAGIDMLVVRELTGGLYFGEPRGRAVENGRRIARNTMVYDEDEIARIARVAFDAARRRRHHVTHVHKQNVLEASQLWVEVVEEVAKDYPDVELAHQLVDSAAMLLVREPKRFDVIVTENLFGDILSDEAAMITGSLGMLPSASLAAGGVGLYEPVHGSAPDIAGRDLANPLAAILSVAMMFEHTFDAPAAAAEIRDAATRVLEEGHRTGDLVLPGERRDTIGCRAMGDLVLARLGA; this comes from the coding sequence GTGGATCGCATCGTCCTCCTCCCCGGCGACGGCATCGGCCCCGAGGTCACGCGCGAGGCGCAGCGCGTGCTCGACGCCGTCGCGCGTCGGCACGGCATCGCGCTCGAGTACGAAGAGGCGGCGATCGGCGGCGCGTCGATCGACGCGCACGGCACGCCGCTCACGCCCGCGGTCGTCGACCTCTGCCGCGCGAGTCGCGCGGTGCTGCTCGGCGCCGTCGGCGGCCCGAAGTGGGACGCGATGCCCGTCGACACGCGGCCCGAGAAGGGCCTCCTCGGCATCCGCAAGGCGCTCGGCCTGTTCGCCAACCTGCGCCCGGCGAGCGTCTTCCCGTCGCTCGCGGCCGCGAGCGCGCTGCGGCCCGAGATCGTCGCGGGGATCGACATGCTCGTCGTGCGCGAGCTCACGGGCGGCCTCTACTTCGGCGAGCCGCGCGGGCGCGCGGTCGAGAACGGCCGCCGCATCGCGCGCAACACGATGGTGTACGACGAGGACGAGATCGCGCGCATCGCGCGCGTCGCGTTCGACGCCGCGCGACGGCGCCGCCACCACGTCACGCACGTCCACAAGCAGAACGTGCTCGAGGCCTCGCAGCTGTGGGTCGAGGTCGTCGAGGAGGTGGCGAAGGACTACCCGGACGTCGAGCTCGCGCACCAGCTCGTCGACTCCGCGGCCATGCTGCTCGTGCGCGAGCCGAAGCGCTTCGACGTGATCGTCACCGAGAACCTGTTCGGCGACATCCTGTCGGACGAGGCGGCGATGATCACGGGCTCGCTCGGCATGCTGCCGTCGGCGAGCCTCGCCGCGGGCGGCGTCGGGCTCTACGAGCCCGTGCACGGCTCGGCGCCCGACATCGCGGGCCGCGATCTCGCGAACCCGCTCGCCGCGATCCTGTCGGTCGCGATGATGTTCGAGCACACGTTCGACGCGCCCGCGGCGGCGGCCGAGATCCGCGATGCCGCGACGCGCGTGCTCGAAGAGGGCCACCGCACGGGCGACCTCGTGCTCCCGGGCGAGCGGCGCGACACGATCGGATGTCGCGCGATGGGCGACCTCGTGCTCGCGAGGCTCGGCGCGTGA
- the rseP gene encoding RIP metalloprotease RseP, translated as MALIDTLAAFVPLLGVLIFIHELGHFLVAKACGVRVLTFSLGFGSPIGFGRHRLRWERGGTEYVVAWIPLGGYVKMLGENLAVQGEDPEPEVLDARPDEFLSAKPVWQKLAISFAGPAMNLAFPVAVLVVGLWLGMPRAAAVVGTVDPGSPAAEAGLRAGDRIVAIDGSETRYWDDVEEAVRAARGGALRVEAERDGAQLAVQVPVVVQNGLDEIGRAEPRGWIGIQNEKLQPLVGVPGARSPAALAGLRSGDLVVRVGDEEIGDWNALVAAFDARAGAAVEVAVRRGDGASGGAGSGGASAAPIAIALPASQGLAALGVVPASVLVAEVEAGSAAEEAGLARGDLLLELDGRPIGTFLSFAESVRSSQGRALALTYAREGDVRATTVTPRLVQRDTGLAHMKEDVYQVGVRSFPVMLPGETTIERHANPLVALPRASAMAWDITKVFLKGLGHMLSGGAGMDSLAGPIGIAQISRQSLDLGWWAYFQMMMLISINLGILNLLPIPVLDGGQALIYSIEGIKRSPLSLRTREIVQGFGLVMVLLLMGVAIGNDILRNWSSFFDWIRG; from the coding sequence ATGGCCCTGATCGACACGCTCGCCGCGTTCGTGCCGCTGCTCGGCGTCCTGATCTTCATCCACGAGCTCGGCCACTTCCTCGTCGCGAAGGCGTGCGGCGTGCGCGTGCTGACGTTCTCGCTCGGCTTCGGGTCGCCGATCGGCTTCGGTCGCCACCGGCTGCGCTGGGAGCGCGGCGGCACGGAGTACGTCGTCGCGTGGATCCCGCTCGGCGGCTACGTGAAGATGCTCGGCGAGAACCTCGCCGTGCAGGGCGAGGACCCGGAGCCCGAGGTCCTCGACGCGCGCCCCGACGAGTTCCTGAGCGCGAAGCCCGTCTGGCAGAAGCTCGCCATCAGCTTCGCCGGCCCCGCGATGAACCTGGCCTTCCCGGTCGCCGTGCTCGTCGTCGGCCTGTGGCTCGGCATGCCGCGCGCGGCCGCCGTCGTCGGGACGGTGGACCCGGGCTCGCCCGCGGCCGAGGCCGGGCTGCGCGCGGGCGACCGCATCGTCGCGATCGACGGCAGCGAGACGCGCTACTGGGACGACGTCGAGGAGGCCGTGCGCGCCGCCCGCGGTGGCGCGCTCCGCGTCGAGGCCGAGCGCGACGGCGCGCAGCTCGCCGTGCAGGTTCCCGTCGTCGTGCAGAACGGTCTCGACGAGATCGGGCGCGCCGAGCCGCGCGGCTGGATCGGGATCCAGAACGAGAAGCTGCAGCCGCTCGTCGGCGTGCCGGGTGCGCGCTCGCCGGCCGCGCTCGCCGGGCTGCGCTCGGGCGACCTCGTCGTGCGCGTCGGCGACGAGGAGATCGGCGACTGGAACGCGCTGGTCGCGGCGTTCGATGCGCGCGCGGGCGCGGCGGTCGAGGTGGCCGTGCGCCGCGGCGACGGCGCGAGCGGCGGCGCGGGGAGCGGCGGCGCGAGCGCCGCGCCGATCGCGATCGCACTGCCCGCGAGCCAGGGCCTCGCGGCGCTCGGCGTCGTGCCCGCCTCCGTGCTCGTCGCCGAGGTCGAAGCCGGCTCGGCGGCCGAGGAGGCCGGGCTCGCGCGCGGTGACCTCCTGCTCGAGCTCGACGGCCGGCCGATCGGCACGTTCCTGTCGTTCGCCGAGAGCGTGCGCTCGAGCCAGGGCCGCGCGCTCGCGCTCACGTACGCGCGCGAGGGCGACGTACGCGCGACGACGGTGACGCCGCGGCTCGTGCAGCGCGACACCGGCCTCGCTCACATGAAGGAGGACGTCTACCAGGTGGGCGTCCGCTCGTTCCCCGTGATGCTGCCGGGCGAGACGACGATCGAGCGCCACGCGAACCCGCTCGTCGCGCTGCCGCGCGCTTCCGCGATGGCCTGGGACATCACGAAGGTCTTCCTCAAGGGGCTCGGCCACATGCTGAGCGGCGGCGCGGGCATGGACTCGCTCGCCGGACCGATCGGCATCGCCCAGATCTCGCGCCAGTCGCTCGACCTCGGGTGGTGGGCCTACTTCCAGATGATGATGCTGATCAGCATCAACCTCGGGATCCTCAACCTGCTTCCGATTCCCGTGCTCGACGGCGGGCAGGCGCTCATCTACTCGATCGAAGGCATCAAGCGCTCGCCGCTCTCGCTGCGCACGCGCGAGATCGTGCAGGGCTTCGGGCTCGTGATGGTGCTGCTGCTGATGGGCGTCGCGATCGGCAACGACATCCTGCGGAACTGGTCGAGCTTCTTCGATTGGATCCGCGGGTAG
- a CDS encoding isoprenyl transferase — protein MSSERRLQQGRMPRHVAIIMDGNGRWAEARGEPRVAGHRAGVAKVREVIRGAHELGIGVLTLYAFSLENWNRPKDEVVELMRLLEEYIDVEIDEVIRNGIELRVLGRLDRLTPRLRRKIEGAIAKSQGNDEMTLCLALSYGGRAEIVDAARQLMRDAEQGKLSPDDLDEKTFAAYLYDPEIPDPDLLIRTGDEYRISNFLLWQVAYAELYSTPVMWPDFSKQTLVDAILDYQRRERRFGMTSAQVRAGGAPPEGGTSGS, from the coding sequence ATGAGCTCCGAGCGCCGCTTGCAGCAAGGCCGGATGCCGCGCCACGTCGCCATCATCATGGACGGCAACGGGCGCTGGGCCGAGGCGCGTGGCGAGCCGCGCGTCGCGGGGCATCGCGCCGGCGTCGCGAAGGTGCGCGAGGTGATCCGCGGCGCGCACGAGCTCGGCATCGGCGTGCTGACGCTCTACGCCTTCTCGCTCGAGAACTGGAACCGCCCGAAGGACGAGGTCGTGGAGCTGATGCGGCTCCTCGAGGAGTACATCGACGTCGAGATCGACGAGGTGATCCGCAACGGCATCGAGCTGCGCGTGCTCGGGCGACTCGACCGGCTGACGCCGCGGCTGCGGCGCAAGATCGAGGGCGCGATCGCCAAGAGCCAGGGCAACGACGAGATGACGCTCTGCCTCGCGCTGTCCTACGGCGGGCGCGCGGAGATCGTCGATGCGGCGCGCCAGCTCATGCGCGACGCCGAGCAGGGCAAGCTGTCGCCCGACGATCTCGACGAGAAGACCTTCGCCGCCTACCTCTACGACCCCGAGATCCCCGACCCCGACCTGCTCATCCGCACGGGCGACGAGTACCGCATCTCGAACTTCCTGCTCTGGCAGGTCGCGTACGCCGAGCTGTACTCGACGCCCGTGATGTGGCCCGATTTCTCGAAGCAGACGCTCGTCGACGCGATCCTCGACTACCAGCGGCGCGAACGCCGCTTCGGCATGACGAGCGCGCAGGTGCGCGCCGGCGGCGCGCCGCCCGAGGGCGGCACGAGCGGCTCGTGA
- the ilvC gene encoding ketol-acid reductoisomerase, whose amino-acid sequence MALDIYYDKDADLGRLAGKKVAIIGYGSQGHAHAQNLHASGVSVVVGLRKGSASWKKAEGAGLEVAEVAAAAKAAKVVMLTLPDEKAAQVYAEEVAPNLEPGDYLAVAHGFNIHFQAIAPPADVNVFMVAPKGPGHTVRQNYEDGRGVPALIAVHQDPTGDTKAVALAYASGIGAGRAGIIETSFREETETDLFGEQAVLCGGLVALMQAGYETLVDAGYAPEMAYFECVHEVKLIVDLIYEGGIANMRYSVSNTAEYGDFTRGPRVIDAATRARMEEILGEIQRGEFAKEFILENQAGFVGFNAKRRIAAEHPMEEVGAKLRGLMPWLQQRRLVDRSKN is encoded by the coding sequence ATGGCACTCGACATCTACTACGACAAGGACGCGGACCTCGGTCGGCTCGCCGGCAAGAAGGTCGCGATCATCGGCTACGGCAGTCAGGGGCACGCGCACGCGCAGAACCTGCACGCGTCGGGCGTCTCGGTCGTGGTCGGCCTGCGGAAGGGCTCGGCGTCGTGGAAGAAGGCCGAGGGCGCGGGCCTCGAGGTGGCCGAGGTCGCGGCGGCCGCGAAGGCCGCGAAGGTCGTGATGCTGACGCTGCCCGACGAGAAGGCGGCCCAGGTCTACGCGGAGGAGGTGGCGCCGAACCTCGAGCCCGGCGACTACCTCGCCGTCGCGCACGGGTTCAACATCCACTTCCAGGCCATCGCGCCGCCGGCGGACGTGAACGTGTTCATGGTCGCGCCGAAGGGGCCGGGCCACACGGTGCGGCAGAACTACGAGGACGGACGCGGCGTGCCGGCGCTGATCGCCGTCCACCAGGACCCGACGGGCGACACGAAGGCCGTCGCGCTCGCGTACGCGTCGGGCATCGGCGCCGGCCGCGCGGGCATCATCGAGACGAGCTTCCGCGAGGAGACGGAGACCGACCTGTTCGGCGAGCAGGCGGTGCTCTGCGGCGGCCTCGTCGCGCTGATGCAGGCGGGCTACGAGACGCTCGTCGACGCCGGCTACGCGCCCGAGATGGCGTACTTCGAGTGCGTGCACGAGGTGAAGCTGATCGTCGACCTGATCTACGAGGGCGGCATCGCGAACATGCGCTACTCGGTCTCGAACACGGCCGAGTACGGCGACTTCACGCGCGGCCCGCGCGTGATCGACGCCGCGACGCGCGCGCGCATGGAGGAGATCCTCGGCGAGATCCAGCGCGGCGAGTTCGCGAAGGAGTTCATCCTCGAGAACCAGGCCGGCTTCGTCGGCTTCAACGCGAAGCGCCGCATCGCGGCCGAGCATCCGATGGAGGAGGTCGGCGCGAAGCTGCGCGGGCTCATGCCGTGGCTGCAGCAGCGGCGGCTCGTCGATCGCTCGAAGAACTGA
- the pyrH gene encoding UMP kinase produces the protein MKPAYQRVLIKFSGEGLAGETGHGIDPKIFARVARQIRDVHALGVQVSIVIGGGNIIRGISAESEGMDRAQADYMGMLGTVINAMALQDALEKLGVPTRVQTALQIQQVAELFIRRRAIRHLEKGRIVIFAGGTGNPFFSTDTAAALRAAEIGAEVILKATQVDGVYDSDPSKNADARRYEEVTYAEAMRENLRFMDQAAIALCRENGLPIIVFDMGDEGNVKKIVCGESIGTRVHD, from the coding sequence GTGAAGCCGGCCTACCAGCGCGTGCTCATCAAGTTCTCGGGCGAGGGGCTCGCCGGCGAGACGGGGCACGGCATCGATCCGAAGATCTTCGCGCGCGTGGCGCGCCAGATCCGCGACGTGCACGCGCTCGGCGTGCAGGTCTCGATCGTGATCGGCGGCGGGAACATCATCCGCGGCATCAGCGCCGAGAGCGAGGGCATGGACCGCGCTCAGGCCGACTACATGGGCATGCTCGGCACCGTCATCAACGCGATGGCGCTGCAGGACGCGCTCGAGAAGCTCGGCGTGCCGACGCGCGTGCAGACGGCGCTGCAGATCCAGCAGGTGGCGGAGCTGTTCATCCGCCGTCGCGCGATCCGCCACCTCGAGAAGGGCCGCATCGTCATCTTCGCGGGCGGCACCGGGAACCCGTTCTTCAGCACCGACACCGCCGCGGCGCTCCGCGCCGCGGAGATCGGCGCCGAGGTGATCCTCAAGGCGACGCAGGTCGACGGCGTCTACGACTCCGACCCGTCGAAGAACGCGGACGCGCGTCGCTACGAGGAGGTCACCTACGCCGAGGCGATGCGCGAGAACCTGCGCTTCATGGATCAGGCCGCGATCGCGCTGTGCCGCGAGAACGGACTCCCGATCATCGTCTTCGACATGGGCGACGAGGGCAACGTCAAGAAGATCGTGTGCGGGGAGTCGATCGGTACCCGCGTGCACGACTGA
- the tsf gene encoding translation elongation factor Ts produces MAISAGDVKALRDQTGAGMMECKRALSDADGDVEKAIELLRERGLSKAGKRAGRATSEGAVAVAIAGARAGLVELGCETDFVAKTDAFLALAQSVADVVAANPSLDGPAAVGAAKLGGTTVADTIQQTIAKVGENIELKRAQGVDVGKGVTGGYVHMGGKLGVVVGLATGASGAAVEELAKDVAMHVAAADPSPIAVDRDGVDADVVERERRILTNQAKESGKPDAVVEKMVSGRINKFFAEHCLLEQAFVKDPDTTIGKLVAKVAKDVGADVAVASFVRFRIGEGGEATEG; encoded by the coding sequence GTGGCGATCTCAGCAGGCGACGTGAAGGCGCTCCGCGACCAGACGGGCGCGGGCATGATGGAGTGCAAGCGCGCGCTCTCGGACGCGGACGGCGACGTCGAGAAGGCGATCGAGCTGCTGCGCGAGCGCGGGCTCTCGAAGGCGGGCAAGCGCGCGGGGCGCGCCACGAGCGAGGGCGCGGTCGCGGTCGCGATCGCGGGCGCGCGCGCCGGCCTCGTCGAGCTCGGCTGCGAGACCGACTTCGTGGCCAAGACCGACGCCTTCCTGGCGCTCGCGCAGTCGGTCGCCGACGTGGTCGCCGCGAACCCGTCGCTCGACGGCCCGGCGGCCGTCGGCGCCGCGAAGCTCGGCGGCACCACCGTCGCCGACACGATCCAGCAGACGATCGCCAAGGTGGGCGAGAACATCGAGCTCAAGCGCGCGCAGGGGGTCGACGTCGGCAAGGGCGTGACGGGCGGCTACGTCCACATGGGCGGCAAGCTCGGCGTCGTGGTCGGCCTCGCGACGGGCGCGTCCGGCGCGGCGGTCGAGGAGCTCGCGAAGGACGTCGCGATGCACGTCGCCGCGGCCGATCCGTCGCCGATCGCGGTCGACCGCGACGGCGTCGACGCCGACGTCGTCGAGCGCGAGCGCCGCATCCTCACCAACCAGGCGAAGGAGAGCGGCAAGCCCGACGCCGTGGTCGAGAAGATGGTGAGCGGCCGCATCAACAAGTTCTTCGCCGAGCACTGCCTGCTCGAGCAGGCCTTCGTGAAGGATCCCGACACGACGATCGGCAAGCTCGTGGCGAAGGTCGCGAAGGACGTCGGCGCCGACGTCGCGGTCGCGAGCTTCGTGCGGTTCCGCATCGGCGAGGGCGGCGAGGCGACCGAAGGGTGA
- the tsaB gene encoding tRNA (adenosine(37)-N6)-threonylcarbamoyltransferase complex dimerization subunit type 1 TsaB has protein sequence MARLLLAIECASRRASAALAREGEGVVAVREADPALPHAASLLPAVDALLAGTGVHLDDLDAFAVAVGPGAFTSLRIGIATVKGLAFAAPGVAPVVAPVSTLGAIALETFEGASTEASVDERPVAAVLDARRGEVYAGVFERPLPPAGTADRLAPASPGERVEAVAALARALPPRARLAGEPPRALLDALRDAGRDDVELAPPPARPRAAAVAALGRAQLASGRVVEAAALAPRYLRRPEAEEKRLRAERAG, from the coding sequence GTGGCCCGTCTCCTGCTCGCGATCGAGTGCGCTTCGCGGCGCGCGAGCGCGGCGCTCGCGCGCGAGGGCGAGGGCGTCGTCGCGGTGCGCGAGGCCGACCCGGCGCTCCCGCACGCCGCGAGCCTGCTGCCCGCCGTGGACGCACTGCTCGCGGGGACGGGCGTCCACCTCGACGACCTCGACGCGTTCGCGGTCGCGGTCGGGCCGGGCGCGTTCACGAGCCTGCGCATCGGCATCGCCACCGTGAAGGGGCTCGCGTTCGCGGCGCCCGGCGTCGCGCCCGTGGTCGCCCCGGTGTCGACGCTCGGCGCGATTGCGCTCGAGACGTTCGAGGGCGCGAGTACGGAGGCCAGCGTCGACGAGCGCCCGGTCGCAGCCGTCCTCGATGCGCGGCGCGGCGAGGTGTACGCGGGCGTCTTCGAACGCCCGCTGCCGCCCGCGGGCACGGCCGACCGGCTCGCGCCGGCGTCGCCCGGCGAGCGCGTCGAGGCCGTCGCGGCGCTCGCTCGCGCGCTCCCGCCGCGCGCCCGCCTCGCGGGCGAGCCGCCGCGCGCGCTGCTCGACGCGCTGCGGGACGCCGGCCGGGACGACGTCGAGCTCGCCCCGCCGCCGGCGCGCCCGCGCGCGGCGGCGGTCGCGGCCCTCGGCCGCGCCCAGCTCGCGAGCGGGCGCGTCGTCGAGGCCGCCGCGCTCGCGCCGCGCTACCTGCGCCGCCCCGAAGCCGAGGAGAAGCGGCTCCGCGCCGAGCGGGCGGGGTAG
- a CDS encoding 1-deoxy-D-xylulose-5-phosphate reductoisomerase: MKRLAVLGSTGSVGVQTLAVVAANPDRFCVAALAAGRNTDVLAEQVRAFRPALVSVADADGARALRERLGADAAGVRIALGEEGLVDVATHDADLVVAALVGAVGLAPTLAAIEAGRDVALANKEVMVMAGALVNRAVARRGTALLPVDSEHSAVFQSLAGHRAEDVARIVLTCSGGPFRTWPAERIARATIEEALAHPNWDMGAKITIDSSTLMNKGLEVIEARWLFDLPPERIDVVVHPESIVHSLVEYRDTSVIAQLGLPDMRVPIAVALAWPERVDLDVPRLDLAAVGRLAFEAPDRERFPCLDLAYEALRGSEAAPAVLNAANEVTVAAFLAGHMPYPAIADVDAAVLEAHLAEARGARVRDLDDVREADAWGRARAGEAVAKAGARA; this comes from the coding sequence GTGAAGCGGCTCGCCGTCCTCGGCAGCACGGGCAGCGTCGGCGTGCAGACGCTCGCGGTCGTCGCCGCGAACCCCGACCGCTTCTGCGTCGCCGCGCTCGCCGCCGGCCGCAACACCGACGTGCTCGCCGAGCAGGTGCGCGCATTCCGTCCCGCGCTCGTCTCCGTCGCCGACGCGGACGGCGCGCGCGCGCTGCGCGAGCGGCTCGGCGCGGACGCCGCGGGCGTGCGCATCGCCCTCGGCGAGGAGGGGCTCGTCGACGTCGCCACGCACGACGCCGACCTCGTCGTCGCCGCGCTCGTCGGCGCGGTCGGGCTCGCGCCGACGCTCGCCGCGATCGAGGCCGGCCGCGACGTCGCGCTCGCCAACAAGGAAGTGATGGTGATGGCGGGCGCGCTCGTGAACCGCGCGGTCGCGCGGCGCGGCACCGCGCTCCTGCCCGTCGACTCCGAGCACAGCGCCGTCTTCCAGTCGCTCGCCGGCCACCGCGCCGAGGACGTCGCGCGCATCGTGCTGACGTGCTCGGGCGGGCCGTTCCGGACGTGGCCCGCCGAGCGCATCGCGCGCGCGACGATCGAGGAGGCGCTCGCCCACCCGAACTGGGACATGGGCGCGAAGATCACGATCGACTCGTCGACGCTCATGAACAAGGGCCTCGAGGTGATCGAGGCGCGCTGGCTCTTCGACCTGCCGCCCGAGCGCATCGACGTCGTCGTGCACCCGGAGTCGATCGTGCACTCGCTCGTCGAGTACCGCGACACGTCGGTGATCGCGCAGCTCGGCCTCCCCGACATGCGCGTGCCGATCGCGGTGGCGCTCGCCTGGCCCGAGCGCGTGGATCTCGACGTTCCCCGGCTCGATCTCGCGGCGGTCGGCCGGCTCGCGTTCGAGGCCCCCGACCGCGAGCGCTTCCCGTGCCTCGACCTCGCCTACGAGGCGCTCCGCGGCTCCGAGGCCGCCCCCGCCGTCCTCAACGCCGCGAACGAGGTGACGGTGGCCGCGTTCCTCGCCGGGCACATGCCGTACCCTGCGATTGCCGATGTCGATGCCGCCGTGCTCGAGGCGCACCTCGCCGAGGCGCGGGGCGCCCGCGTCCGCGACCTCGACGACGTGCGCGAGGCCGATGCCTGGGGCCGCGCGCGCGCGGGCGAGGCGGTGGCGAAGGCCGGCGCGCGCGCCTAG
- the pssA gene encoding CDP-diacylglycerol--serine O-phosphatidyltransferase yields the protein MSRDTREERRARRRARREERRMAGDQIGVAALIPNLFTTMNLAAGFYSIVLSGSGHYERAAVALIFAAVFDILDGRLARMAGATSRFGFEYDSIADTVSFGVAPAMLAFHAGKFTELGWTGWVLGFMFTAGAALRLARFNVTPQRYPGRFEGLPSPAAAGMVVATVLFVGFLREAGLYVSVPALLPAFGLAALGLLMVSPIPYHSGKEVRLHRPQTAAVITVFAAAVVLLKPGLTLFPLGVAYVLSGPIAWLRRRRRGTTLETLAEASARAESATASQADDAHPGPPHSLH from the coding sequence GTGAGTCGCGACACGCGCGAGGAGCGGCGCGCCCGGCGCCGCGCGCGCCGCGAGGAGCGGCGCATGGCCGGCGACCAGATCGGCGTCGCCGCCCTGATCCCGAACCTCTTCACGACGATGAACCTGGCGGCCGGCTTCTACTCGATCGTGCTGTCGGGCTCGGGGCACTACGAGCGCGCGGCCGTCGCGCTGATCTTCGCGGCGGTGTTCGACATCCTCGACGGCCGGCTCGCGCGGATGGCGGGCGCGACGAGCCGCTTCGGCTTCGAGTACGACTCGATCGCCGACACCGTCTCGTTCGGCGTCGCTCCCGCGATGCTCGCCTTCCACGCCGGCAAGTTCACGGAGCTCGGTTGGACGGGCTGGGTGCTCGGCTTCATGTTCACCGCCGGCGCCGCGCTGCGGCTCGCGCGCTTCAACGTGACGCCGCAGCGCTATCCCGGCCGCTTCGAGGGGCTGCCGAGCCCGGCGGCCGCGGGCATGGTCGTCGCGACCGTGCTCTTCGTCGGCTTCCTGCGCGAGGCGGGCCTGTACGTGTCGGTGCCCGCGCTGTTGCCGGCGTTCGGGCTCGCCGCGCTCGGGCTCCTGATGGTGAGCCCGATCCCGTACCACAGCGGCAAGGAGGTGCGCCTCCACCGCCCGCAGACCGCGGCCGTGATCACGGTCTTCGCGGCGGCGGTCGTGTTGCTGAAGCCGGGCCTCACGCTGTTCCCGCTCGGCGTCGCGTACGTGCTCTCCGGGCCCATCGCCTGGCTGCGCCGCCGCCGCCGCGGGACGACGCTCGAGACGCTCGCCGAGGCGTCGGCGCGCGCCGAGTCGGCCACCGCGTCGCAGGCCGACGACGCGCACCCCGGGCCGCCGCACTCGCTCCACTGA
- a CDS encoding phosphatidylserine decarboxylase, with protein sequence MSDAAQRAAAAGDAPGAAFRERPTEWIVPDAFALGAVPLGLGALFGALGHAWLAALGLGLGAFVLAFFRNPERALPGDADAVVAPADGRVIEAAPVELADGRKAVRIAIFLSVFDVHVNRMPVAGRVVAIERAGNAYLAAFNPDALTHNVRLDVVLAMAGGARVVVSQITGLIARRIVCHAKVGDAIGRGQRYGLIRFGSRTDVVLPPEAVPCVARGDRVRGGATVIARLAGADGAGGAARAPAPAQGGSTT encoded by the coding sequence ATGAGCGACGCGGCGCAGCGCGCGGCGGCGGCGGGCGATGCGCCCGGCGCCGCGTTCCGCGAGCGGCCGACCGAGTGGATCGTGCCCGACGCGTTCGCGCTCGGCGCGGTGCCGCTCGGGCTCGGCGCCCTGTTCGGCGCGCTCGGCCACGCGTGGCTCGCGGCGCTCGGGCTCGGCCTCGGCGCCTTCGTGCTCGCGTTCTTCCGCAACCCCGAGCGCGCGCTGCCCGGCGACGCCGACGCCGTCGTCGCCCCGGCCGACGGGCGCGTGATCGAGGCCGCGCCGGTCGAGCTCGCCGACGGCCGCAAGGCCGTGCGCATCGCGATCTTCCTCTCGGTGTTCGACGTGCACGTGAACCGCATGCCCGTCGCGGGCCGCGTCGTCGCGATCGAGCGCGCGGGCAACGCCTACCTCGCGGCCTTCAACCCCGACGCGCTCACGCACAACGTGCGGCTCGACGTCGTGCTCGCGATGGCGGGCGGCGCGCGCGTCGTCGTCTCGCAGATCACCGGGCTGATCGCGCGCCGCATCGTGTGCCACGCGAAGGTGGGCGACGCGATCGGGCGCGGACAGCGCTACGGACTGATCCGCTTCGGCTCGCGCACCGACGTCGTGCTGCCGCCCGAGGCCGTCCCGTGCGTCGCGCGCGGCGACCGCGTGCGCGGCGGCGCGACCGTGATCGCGCGGCTCGCGGGCGCCGACGGTGCGGGCGGAGCGGCGCGCGCGCCGGCGCCCGCGCAGGGAGGATCCACGACGTGA
- the frr gene encoding ribosome recycling factor, whose amino-acid sequence MADENVELVLEETREAMDKALRSLRHDLQGVRTGRASTALVDGLQVDYYGASTPLNQLANLSTPEARLLVISPFDKSTIQAIERAIQASDLGLTPSSDGKVIRIQIPPLTEERRKQMVKQVHKLAEEHKVGVRESRRAALSMVKDLVKDGLPQDDGKRAEKSVQDLTDEFTKKVDEMAQAKEKEVLEV is encoded by the coding sequence ATGGCCGACGAGAACGTCGAACTGGTGCTCGAGGAGACGCGCGAGGCGATGGACAAGGCGCTGCGCAGCCTGCGCCACGACCTGCAGGGCGTGCGCACCGGGCGCGCGAGCACGGCGCTCGTCGACGGCCTCCAGGTCGACTACTACGGCGCGTCGACGCCGCTCAACCAGCTCGCCAACCTGAGCACGCCCGAGGCGCGGCTCCTCGTGATCTCGCCCTTCGACAAGTCGACGATCCAGGCGATCGAGCGCGCGATCCAGGCGAGCGACCTCGGTCTCACGCCGTCGAGCGACGGCAAGGTCATCCGCATCCAGATCCCGCCGCTCACCGAGGAGCGGCGCAAGCAGATGGTGAAGCAGGTCCACAAGCTCGCCGAGGAGCACAAGGTCGGCGTGCGCGAGAGCCGGCGCGCGGCGCTCTCCATGGTGAAGGACCTCGTGAAGGACGGGCTGCCGCAGGACGACGGAAAGCGCGCCGAGAAGTCCGTCCAGGACCTGACCGACGAGTTCACGAAGAAGGTCGACGAGATGGCCCAGGCCAAGGAGAAGGAGGTGCTCGAGGTCTGA